A genomic window from Silene latifolia isolate original U9 population chromosome Y, ASM4854445v1, whole genome shotgun sequence includes:
- the LOC141627800 gene encoding uncharacterized protein LOC141627800, with product MTDTPLFYLPIWARIYDIPIKGRMNEENLRRLGAPLGSYVAKDDAPFPEMERAVCIRVLHDIRKTLKNFVDIRMPNGKVTSFTVKYEILPLYCYDWGVLGHGEQDCEKGPYEEEELKFGEDLRASPWRGGKAGVAEGI from the coding sequence ATGACTGATACTCCGTTATTCTATCTTCCCATCTGGGCTCGTATTTATGATATTCCCATTAAAGGTCGCATGAATGAGGAAAATTTACGTCGTCTAGGAGCACCGCTGGGTAGTTATGTTGCAAAGGATGATGCCCCTTTTCCAGAGATGGAACGAGCGGTTTGTATTCGAGTATTACATGATATTCGAAAGACCCTTAAAAATTTTGTTGATATTCGAATGCCGAATGGGAAAGTGACATCATTTACTGTTAAGTATGAAATACTGCCTCTGTATTGCTACGACTGGGGTGTGTTGGGACATGGGGAGCAGGATTGTGAGAAAGGACCATATGAGGAGGAGGAGCTAAAATTTGGGGAGGATTTGAGGGCTTCACCGTGGAGGGGTGGAAAGGCGGGAGTGGCGGAAGGGATCTAA
- the LOC141627802 gene encoding uncharacterized protein LOC141627802, with protein sequence MPDITALSSSSYEYFDDPLFLSQSDQPTASLVTSLFRGHDFLGWRREAFMAQTSKNKDSFVDGTSVKPPKTDKKHSQWVHCDFMVRQWILNSLVPSIKDSLKYVNSAKELWSELLERYDQSSALEVYLLKKELEGVAQDNSSLVGYYGKMKNLWETLDGLDPLPLCSYGKIDQCTCSLLKKMIDRENTAKLIQFLMGLNGGYDTFKALEQKKHAGNYDKYCDHCFPNDKEKGTDKVTSSQSGVSGITVSSKNTANAADVLGFDSPLDNEVLASASAGCLANTFHPDNSTGIVPSSSVFVVHKSFVLNDWIIDTEALDHMTYNLKILTDVVTLLNPIKVGLPDGSVKLVHQTRKVRLTDRIKLVNVFYIPDFKQNLMSVSKLIDYNDCSVLFNSNDCVFQDHSRNLVIGKGQRVADLYRFHNKTNSTFITNKVSKIINKVLDSKLQSVNNKSSCSNVVSDSLSLMHNRLGHLSVNKLKFVPSMKAAIKQDFSCEVCILAKHHRLPFSICNKRAVACFDLLNIDVWGPYKVPSISRAKYFLTILYDYSRNTWTILFQNKVQVPGLFKDFLAYILTQFNKIVKTVRSDNDTEFLQQYCSELFKSKGIVHRTSIVGTHSIMGELNESTYISMRLQGL encoded by the exons ATGCCTGATATTACTGCGTTATCTAGTTCTTCGTATGAATATTTTGATGATCCATTATTTTTGTCTCAATCTGACCAACCCACTGCCAGTCTTGTTACTAGTCTTTTTAGGGGTCATGATTTCTTGGGATGGAGAAGGGAGGCCTTTATGGCACAAACCTCTAAAAATAAGGACTCTTTTGTTGATGGAACATCAGTTAAACCCCCTAAAACAGACAAGAAGCATAGCCAATGGGTTCATTGTGATTTTATGGTTAGGCAGTGGATCCTAAATTCTTTAGTTCCTTCTATTAAGGATAGCCTAAAGTATGTTAATTCTGCAAAGGAATTATGGTCAGAGTTACTTGAGAGGTATGATCAGTCTAGTGCATTGGAGGTTTATCTGTTGAAGAAGGAACTAGAGGGTGTGGCACAGGATAACTCATCTTTGGTTGGTTATTATGGAAAGATGAAAAACCTCTGGGAAACTTTGGATGGGCTAGATCCTTTACCTCTGTGTTCTTATGGAAAGATTGACCAATGTACCTGTTCTTTACTCAAGAAGATGATTGATAGAGAAAACACTGCAAAATTAATACAGTTCTTAATGGGATTAAATGGGGGATATGATACT TTCAAAGCTCTAGAACAGAAGAAACATGCTGGGAATTATGATAAGTATTGTGATCACT GTTTTCCCAATGACAAAGAGAAAGGAACGGATAAGGTTACCAGTTCTCAGTCTGGTGTTTCTGGGATTACAGTTTCTTCCAAGAATACTGCAAATGCTGCTGATGTTCTTGGATTTGATTCTCCTTTGGATAATGAGGTGTTGGCGTCTGCTTCTGCTGGATGTTTAGCAAACACATTTCATCCTGATAATTCTACTG GTATTGTTCCTTCTTCATCTGTTTTTGTAGTACATAAATCTTTCGTGTTGAATGACTGGATCATAGACACAGAAGCATTAGATCACATGACCtataatttgaaaattttgacagATGTTGTTACTCTTTTAAACCCTATCAAAGTTGGCCTACCTGATGGATCTGTTAAATTAGTACATCAGACAAGAAAAGTTAGGTTAACAGATAGAATTAAGCTTGTTAATGTGTTCTATATACCTGATTTTAAACAAAATCTCATGTCAGTTAGTAAATTGATTGATTATAATGATTGTTCTGTTCTGTTCAACTCAAATGACTGTGTTTTTCAGGACCATTCACGTAATCTTGTGATTGGTAAAGGACAAAGAGTTGCTGATCTTTACAGATTTCATAATAAGACTAATTCTACTTTCATTACtaataaagtttcaaaaattatcaATAAAGTACTTGATTCAAAATTGCAGTCTGTCAATAATAAGTCATCTTGTTCAAATGTTGTATCTGATTCCTTATCTTTGATGCATAATAGACTAGGTCATCTATCTGTAAATAAGTTGAAGTTTGTACCTAGTATGAAAGCTGCAATAAAACAAGATTTTAGTTGTGAAGTGTGCATTCTTGCTAAACATCATAGACTACCTTTCTCTATTTGCAATAAAAGAGCAGTTGCTTGTTTTGATCTACTCAATATTGATGTTTGGGGACCTTACAAGGTTCCATCTATTTCTAGAGCCAAATATTTTTTAACTATTTTATATGACTACTCTAGAAATACTTGGACCATTTTGTTTCAGAATAAGGTTCAAGTTCCTGGTCTGTTTAAGGATTTCTTGGCTTATATTTTAACACAATTCAACAAAATTGTTAAGACTGTAAGATCAGACAATGACACAGAATTTTTACAGCAGTATTGTTCTGAATTGTTTAAATCCAAAGGGATAGTTCACCGGACTAGTATTGTTGGTACCCACAGCATAATGGGAGAGTTGAACGAAAGCACATACATCTCCATGAGACTCCAAGGGCTCTAA